The Thalassotalea sediminis genome includes the window TATTACTTAAGTAATATATATGTAGAAGAGCCGTTACATAGCATGTGATTGCTCTTCTACAAACTCAACTAACCAGTTTTTCGCCGAGACAATATCAGCAAAAACATGAAATTTAAGATTACATGCTTGGTAAACTCTTCTTAACTGCATTTGCTGAATGTCTGCGGAATTACTTTCCACAATGACACTTGCGTTGGCAATCATGCCACGTTGCATCCGATAACGTGTTACATCGACTAATGCTTTTTCTGCCTCTGGTGTAAAGATACTATTACCATAGAAGGTGACAAGTAACCCCCAAGGTTTTCCTTGGTATTGTTCGCAAGCTTTTTGCATATCTTCAACATAGGCGTGCGCGGTGATTTCATTGAATGGGCCGTGCGCATCTACAACAAGAATATTGCCCTCTTTTTCAATATGATAGTCACCATGTGCAGCTAAATTCATATGCTCCTCCTTGGTTTGAAATAGAGCAGATATCAATAGCAGGAATTATTGACGTTGCCAAGTAAGCAGATTTTACGAAAGTTGCAACTTTTTAATTATGGTTATTTCAATGACTTATTGGTAGTGAATGACCAGGTTCTTATTGGTTTATAGCGTACACCTTCATTGGTACTGTAAGAGTGATATAGGCTGAATTGGCTGATCGTAAGCATAATAGAAACCCCCTCACTTTTAGTTTGTTGTTGTGGTATTTCTTTTGCCTTTCGAAACAGGGTTATATGAGGTAAAAAGGACGGATGATGTTGCGTAATTCCCATGATGCTTGCTTGATGGCTCAAATTATACGCTAAACGTGATAACGGTTTAGGGAAGTTTTGAAATGCTAGGTACAATACCTGGGGTTTTTTGAAAAGACCAAGTTGTGTTGCACAAATTTCAAAAGGTGCTTGTTTGCTCAACAGGTTTTGAGCGTCGACAAACGTAATTAATTGTTCAATTTGAAGGTCGCTCAGCATACCGAGAAATGACAGTGTAATATGAAAGTTTTCTTGTGAAACGGGCTTGGCATTCAACAATATTTGTTGTCGCCACTTTGCGAGATATTGTTTATCTGAGTTGCTAATATCTAAGGCGAAAAACATTCGCTTCATGGATATAACCAAATCTAGGAAGTTATCATTACAGCATAATAAAGAGGGTATATTTAGGCAATATTTAACATACCCTCGTTGTAATCTACGATAGTTTAAAGTATCAGTTCACCGACAGCTGCCACACACTGACTGAACCTGAAATTTCATTACCAACAATTAGCATTGCATCTTGTGTCGTAGTTGCTGGAATAAATTTCATCCCTTCTGGCGCTAAATCGCCCGTGATTTCAGCGTCTTCCGTAACACCTCTGTTAATAAAATAATCAACGAACTTTACGTTAAAAGGATTGGAGATGTCATAAACCATGATACCTGCCATACGCTCTAAGCCAATAAATGCGAGGGTTTTACCTGCCACAACGCCAATGGTTAATGCTTCAGGCTCGGCGCCTTTTGCATCAGAACGTGTATCTCCTTCGTTGGCATCTTCGTCATTGTTAAATGCTTGACCATGGATTGCAGAAGTAATGCGAACGACGTCATCACCAGAATCAAACACAAGGTTGCCATTTTGATCCCAAATTGAAAATGAACGAGCACCATAAGTGTATAACGCATCATAATCGCCATCATTATCAATATCTCCTTTAACCACTGATACTTTTAATCGGCCAAGATCGTCATCATCATTATTAATTCCATCAAATGCAATTGGATCTAATGTCAGATCTTCAACGCGAGACTCATCAAGGTAGGCTAAACAGCCATCATCTTCATCATATTCGATGCCACCATTGGCTAAACAAGATGTCTCATCTGTTGCATCAAAGAAATATTCTCTACCATCACCTTCATTGGCGGTTACGATAAAGTGAGCACCTTGCCAAGTGTAAGAGCTGACACTGTCAGGTTGATACATGCCATAGAGGTTTTGATATTGGCGCAAATTAATACCATTGTCTTTATCGGAGGCATCAATGAGATAATTTGACCAATCTTTAAAACCTAAGCCTTTTACTGTCGTTATTTTATCTGTTGATAAGTCGACGATAGCGATACCGTTGTTTTCCTGCAGGCTAACATAAGCAAACTTACTATCATTTGATACTGCAACATATTCAGGCTCTATATCCATCGCCACGGTCGTTGTTATCGTTTGCCCTTTGATTACACGACCTGAAGGATTTGGGAACATCATACCTTGTGACATCAATTCAACTTTTTTAGTGTTATAGCTTTCAAACCCTAAATCAATTGCTGTATCTGCAACCACACCGTTGTTTACCGCAATGATTGAAATACTTCCTTGTGGATCAACGGTATAATCACCACTAGGTTCACCTTCGTTGGCGACGACTATTTTGCTGCTATCAGGTGTGAAAGTAACCATGTCTGGTAAAAAGCCTGCCTCAATATTTTTTAAAAATACAGGAACAGCACCGCTAATATCATAAATAGCTATATGACCTTTTTCACCGGTTGTAGGTGCAGCAATGGCAACAGCAAGTAAATCATATTTGTTGGAAATACTAATGCTATTAGCATCGCCAGTAGTATTGAGCGACAAGTCTATTTGCGATTGAATTGTCATGTTTGTGTTCGTCACAACGCCTTCTGCATCTTTAGTTAATATATTAGGATCTGCGTCTAAAAGTGATAGAACATCAACCGTTGCTTGATTGCTAGAACTATTAATCGCATAGATTAAGCCAGATTTATTATGATATTGAACAATTTCAGCTGCGCCTTCAGGAGACTCTGCGTTAAGTACTGCGCGCGCAACTAGTTTTGGTGTTAAGTTAACAGTCGCACTATTGCCATCTTTACCGTCTTCGCCATCAGTCCCTTTTGGCCCTTGCGCACCGGTTGGCCCTGTAGAGCCATTTTTACCATCTTGTCCGTCATCGCCGTTACATGCCATTAGCATGGACAGTAATATTGTCGCGATGGAAAGTTGTTTTAACATTTTCATTGTTATCTCTTTTAATGTAACGATCCCAATACTTTAGTGAAAACACATGACAAATTTTTTGCATATTCATGAAGGTAAAATGACACTATTGATATGCACTGACACTAATAACAACGTGACAGAACACCATTTTTTTGTTTTATCCTCTGTTATAATCGCGCTAGTTATGTTGAAGAAGTACTAAATAGTTTTGTTACCAATAGAAGCCTTTATTTCCAAAATAAAAACAACACTTAGTAATCACCAGCGATTAGTGTTGCAAGCAGAGCCTGGTGCAGGAAAATCAACGGCAGTGCCTTTGGCATTGTTAAAAGCGGCTATTGTCGGTAATAAAAAAATAATCATGCTAGAGCCTCGACGCGTTGCGGCGAAATCTATTGCGCATTATTTATCTGGATTATTAAATGAAGGCGTAGGACAAACCGTTGGTTATCAGGTTCGAAATGAGCGTAGAGTTTCCAATGCGACACGTTTAGAAATTGTCACTGAAGGTGTGCTCACACGACGAATTCAACAAGATCCAGAGATCTCTGATATCGGATTAATTATCTTTGATGAGTTTCATGAACGCTCGTTACATGCTGATTTAGCTTTAATGCTCGCCATAGAGGTTCAAGAAGCTTACAACGAATCATTAAAGCTATTAGTGATGTCAGCGACCATTGATACTGCATATATCGCTGATTATTTAGCACAAGCGCCAGTTATTAAATGCCCAGGTAGAACTTTTCCTGTAGATATTTACTATGCAGGGCAACGCTCTCACTATATTTCCGAGCGGGTAATACAACAATTACAGCAACTTTTAGCAAACGATGTGACAGGCGATATTCTTGTTTTTTTGCCTGGACAGGGCGATATTAAACGTTGTATTGAGCTTGCAGAAGCATCGATAAATCAAGCAGTTTTATTGTTACCCTTATATGGTAGCTTGCCTTTAGCTGCGCAAGAAAAAGTATTGAATTTGTATAAAGGTTCTGCCACGCGCATTATTTTTTCAACCAATATTGCAGAAACTAGCTTAACAATTGAAGGTGTTACAACTGTTATTGATACCGGGTTAGAAAAAGTACTTACATTTGATGTAAAAAGTGGTTTATCTCGTCTGAGCACAGTAAATATTTCGAAGGCGTCCGCTGATCAACGTGCAGGAAGAGCTGGGCGTGTACAAGCAGGACAGTGCATCCGATTGTGGTCTAATACTGAACATGCCATGCTGCAAGATTTCCAGCTGCCAGATATAGCGACCGCAGAGTTAACGGGGTTAACATTGGAGTTGTCTGCTTGGGGAATAACAAAGTATGAAGAAGCGAACTGGTTGTCTCGTCCGCCAAAGCATCATTTTGATGTTGCGTGCCAACTAAATCGAGCTTTGGGTTTCTTTGACGAAAATAATCGCGTCACAACACTGGGCAAACGAGCGCTAAACTTCGGTGTAGAACCAAGGTTAAGTAGTATGTTACTGCATTGCCAAAATAATACAGAGAAAGCGGTTGCTTGCTTACTGGCGGCGTTGTTGTCTGAAAGAGATATTCTAACGTCGTCGTATAGCGCAGATATTACTTTAAGGTTTCAGCTTTTAAGTGATCACCTAAGCGGCATTCGCTCTGTTACTAATATAAATAAAGGTGCGCTTGAGCAAGTGAAGAAACTTGCGCATAGTTTTGCCAATAAGCTATCTATTAGCCTTAACGCTGAGAAAATAGATATCTCAGTGTTTGAACAATGTGCTCCAAAGTTACTTTTTAATGCGTTTCCTGATCGTTTAGCGAAGGCAAGAAAAAGTGATGGAGAACGTTTTCTGTTAGCCAATGGGCGAGGTGTCTGTGTGCGTGAAGATGACACACTCAGAGCATCTGGTTGGCTAATTGTTTGTGATTGTGACGGTAAAAACAAAAATGGATTAATTTTTATGGCATTACCAATTTCAAAGACAGTAATGACATCGATCACTGAAGATAAAGTAAAGGTTGAAACCAAGTATTGCTTAGATAACAAGAAAGAAAATATTTTAAGCCGAAAAATCGCGTATTACTATGCGCTTGTTCTTCACGAGGAAAATGTTGGTGTTGTTGAGCAAAAACAGTTAACGCAAAGCATTGGTGATATTTTAAAGCAAGAAGGGCTTCGATTTTTGAAGTGGACCGAACGCTGTGAGGCTTGGTTGGCACGGGCCGAGTGGCTCAGTGCTCATAACAAGGAATTTCCAACATTATCAGAGCAACAGTTACTTGAGAATATCGGGCAGTGGCTAATACCTTATATTAGTCATGTACCATCACTTAAAGCTTTAAAACAGCTTGATATTTATGATTTATTAGTGGCCAATTTAGATTGGCAGCAACAACAAATACTTAATGAACAAGCTCCAATAAACTATCTGACTCCCAGTAATAAAACTATTGCTATTCGTTATGATGCAGCACAAGGCCCTACCGTTGCGGTTGTCTTACAAGAAATGTTTGGTCAGCTTGAAACGCCTATGCTCGCGGGTCACACGGTTCCTTTGCGCTTTGAACTATTATCACCCGCTCGTAGGCCTATTCAAACCACCAGTGATTTGGCTCATTTTTGGCAAACGTCTTATTTTGACGTAGTTAAAGATATGCGTGGTAAATACCCCAAACATCGATGGCCTGAAAAACCACTTGATGAAACACCGGGTCGTTCGGTAAAAGCCAAAAAGACAACGAGGGGCTGTTGATCTTTCGTGTTTATTTTTGCAGCAGTTTATTGGTATTTAGACAAGGCATTGCGATTAATATGTGGTTACTCTACATGAAAAGCAATAACGACGTATAAATGACAAAGAGCGTTTAGTTCGAACAAAATTTAATCTAAAAAGAACAATAGGCCCTAATCATTAGAGTAGAAATAAAATTAGTGCTTAGTGAAAATTTATACATTCTTTCTTCTATGTGTCGCTATTATTGTGCTTTCTTTAAGGGTAGTTTGCTATTTTTTGACCATTTGTTACTATTTGAATAGTAAGAGTTCTAATTGTTTTTTCTATTAAATATGCACTTAGGAGCGATTTAGCTTAATATTATGAGTATAAAACCGTTGAGTTTTGAAGAGTTAGCCAAGGAAGAAAATATAGACTTTGTTTATGATACAGAAGCAAACACTTTACTCGTTGATGATTTAGGTACTATTGATTTATCAGTATTTGTAGAAATGGTCATGCGCTACTGTTATCAAAAAAATGCGGCAAAAATCAGTATCAAAGTTAAGGAATCACAAGCAATTTATTTTTTTCAACATGGCTTTAAAGTTGAAGCGTCAATCATGGCTTACTATGGCTTACAAGATGCTTTTTATGTTGTTTATTACCTTGACGATAAACACCACAAAAATCATCTCTCCAGCATTCATGATAAAGTCCTTGAAAAAGCCTACATAAGCCGAAAAAATAAATTAACTGATTTTAATTTTGACCGGGTAACTGTTGGGACTAACACTGTTCGTAGTAACGTGGAAAGTAAAGATAAGTTGATTTTTACTGGCAGAGAACACGGCACAACAGAGCATGATAGTCACCACAAATTTTTTGCGCAATCAAACGACAAAATTGTGGCAACAGCAACCGCAATTTATGATGAATCACAGCAAGTTGTTGAATTTTCAGATTTCATTGTTAGTGCTGAGTTTGACGTCTGGCAGTTACTTAAAAACTTATTGGCAGAGATGGAAAGCTATTTTAAAGAACGAGATTGCACCACTGCGTTTACCATTGTGCCTGCCAGTAGCCTAGCAATAAATGCTATATGTGTTGAACAAGGGTTTGAGTTTGGTGGGCGTTTAAAAAATGAATCGCTGGTAGATGGTGAACTCGACAGCCTGAATACGTGGTTTAAACGATTATAGAGAATTCAATGAATTTCAACACATTACCGGATGCTTTAACACTAAAGTCAGTGATTAAAGAAAAAGACGAGGGGTTAAACCGTCGTTTTATGACTGATGCAATTCAAGAGCTATTAACCGAACGAGCTGCCTTTTTTGATCAACTATTGACAGAACTATGGCGCTTTTATGGGTTGTCAGATACAACAATTTCTTTAAATGCAGTTGGTGGTTATGGCAGAGCCTCTTTGCATCCTGGCTCTGATATTGATTTAGCGATTATCATAGACAAAAAGATTAATAAACAACAGCAAGAAGCATTATCTGAATTTCTCACAAAATTGTGGGATCTAGGTGCTGATATTGGTCATTCTGTTAGAACCTTAGACGAGGCAAAAAAGCAGGCAAAACATGATGTAACGATAGCAACGAATTTATTGGACATAAGAAATCTGGCAGGTCCAACACATCATGCAACGACAATTCACGATTTCATGCATAGTGAGTCTATTTGGTCTCATCAACGTTTCTTTGAAGAAAAGCTGGCTGAACAAAAAGCAAGACACGTTAAGGCAAAAAACACCGCGTTGTTTTTAGAACCGAACTTAAAGAACAATCCTGGAGGAATGCGTGATGTACAAAGTATCTTGTGGGTTGCGCAAAAATTTTATGGCTTAGGTTATGCCGAAGTGTTTAACGGCACCAAACTGTTACTTACTGATGAAAAAATTGAGCTAAAAGAAGCGTTTGACTTCGTCTGTCGCGTCCGTTGGGCATTGCATACCATGGCTGAATCCTCTGTTGAACAGTTGTTATTCGAATACCAGGCGGATGTTGCCAAGATGCTTGGTTTTGGTGATGGAGAGAACAGCCAACAAGCGATAGAGCGTATGATGCGGCAATTGTTTAGAGCAATGACTAGGATCCGCGAATTAAACCAATTAATTCTTGATACGCTCATTATAGAACATACGCCTAAGAGCCTTGGCGATAAAGTGAAGCAGCTTGATAGTGGTTTTAGACGTGTAGGCTGTTTAATTGATGTAGAAGATAGAAATCTTTTCATAGAAAAGAAACAAGTTATTCGCATGTTTAGATTAATTTCTGACATTGATGCAGTGACCGGTATTACACCAAAGACATTACGAGCGTTAAGAAATGTTAGGCGCTCATTACTTGGTGAACTACAAGATTATCAAGGTTGTAGAGACGAGTTTATCGAATTGTTGTCTAAAACTGATGGCTTTGAGCAAGCATTGGGGCTGATGCACCGCTATGGTATTTTGTCGGTCTATTTTTCACACTGGCAGTTAATTGAAGGGCAAATGCAGTTTGATATGCATAACGCCTACACAGTTGATGAACACGCCTTTAAGGCATTGGCTTATTTAGGAGCCTTTGAAAAATATCATGAACATGACAGCTTACCTGTTAAAGCCTATCAAAGGTTACCTGACAAATTGCCCCTGCGACTAGCGACCTTGTGTCATCACTTGTCTGGTAGACAAACCGATGAAGATCATGAATTAAGTGCAATGCAAGCAAAGGAGTTTGCGACTTTTCATCAGTTGGATGAACGTTCCATTCAATTAGTTTTTTGGTTAGTTAAAAATCAAACTTTGATGCTTGATGTGTGTAAACAAAGCGATCTAAATGATCCGGCTATCTTTCAGAAAGTCGTAAAGTCTATCTCATCACAGGAAAAGCTTGATGCGTTACTTTGTTTTACCGTGGCGGATTTAATGGCAACTAATGAAAGTGCGTGGAATCCTTGGATCGAATATCAACTTTCTTTATTGTACAAAGGCTTGAAGAAAGTGATTGCTAAAGGAACAGGTAATGTTTTTGAGGCGAGAACTTTAATCAGTGATAAAAAAGCAATAGCTAAAAGTCAGTTACACCGTGATATTGATATTACCAATGTAGAAAAGTGGTGGAAGAAACTACCGAGTGAGTTTTTCACCGCTAATTGTGTTGAGCATATCGTTGAAATTACAGAAAAAATAATTAATAACTGGCATGAACAACATCATGTTTTTTTATGTCAGTCAAATGATCTTGGCTTTACTACCTTAGTTGTTTACACGCCAGATAGAGATCAACTTTTCTCTGATATTTTTAAAGTGTTATCAAAAGCAAAACTTCGGGTAAAAGAAGCGAATATGCTTACGACTGAAGACGATTATGTGATTGAGGTCTTCCAGCTCTTAAGTGAAAGTGATGACGTGGTTGATGATGAATATCGACTCAATACCGTTGTTGACCGTGTAAGTGAAATACTCGATACAGGGGATACGGGTAAAGCGATTAAAGCACCAATGTATGTGGAGACATTTGAGCAAGAGCCCATTATCGAAGTATTGTCTTATCCCGATAAAGACAAGTCGTTAATTAAAATTAATGCCTTGGATGATCCTGGCTATATAGAGCAAATATGCCAAGTATTTAATGAGCATGGCTTTACGATACATTCTGCGAAAATTAGTCAATTGGGTGAATGCAATGATAATGTTTTCTTGATCTCTAACAGTGATGACCAACCGCTATTGAATCATACCAAGGAAGAAATTGTAAAACTGATAGAAGATAAAATATCGTTGTAAGATCAAGTAACGTTTTTACTTGATCTTATTTCGCGCGATTATCTGGATTTAAAAGGCTTGCTGGTGCGTGTTATAAACCTAGTAATTAACGCCCGAGTGATTAAGAGTGTTTATTAACCTCAGCGCTGGCTTGCATTAAGTCCAATTCTAGCATCGGTGAAGCGTCTATTTCATTGGCGTCCATCATTGTTGCGATACGCTGCATAGAGGAAAGCAGTAACGACTGTTCCCATTGTTCTAAATGACAAAATTTTTGAATGAAATGTTGTTGCAAAGGTTGTGGGGCGTTAATCAGACTATTCCTACCACTGTCAGATAAAAATAATGTGACTCTTCGCTTGTCTTCCGTACTTCGGATGCGCTCGATAAAGCCTCTACTTTCTAACCTATCAAGTATATTTGTTACCGTAGCCGCACTTAAATTAATCGACTTAGCTATCTGACTTGCTGTCACACCTTTAATGCGTGCAATTTCTTGCATAATTAAAAGTTGGGGACCCGTTAGGCCAGCAGATTTGTTTAATTGCTTTGAATGCAAATCAATCGCTCTTATTACTCTTCTGATCGCAACGAGTAGTTCTTCGTATTTTTCCATAGCAAAAACTTCGATTATTTAACGTTGTGGTAGCTTATACATTTCTTTTAATGTTGCATAGTAATAAGCGATGAAATTAGCTCGTTTGCTTGAATAATTACCACTTAAGCATATGAAAGCATAGTTAGCTAGTTTACAATAATCGTTTATTTTAAATGTTTTAACTTGCAGATTTTATGACTTTACTTCTCACATACTTGGCTATTGCAATAGGTGTGTCGTTTTTATGTTCAATTCTTGAGGCAGTATTACTGTCTGTAACACCAAGCTTTGTCGAAAATATTCAAAAAGAAAAACCACTCGGTGGTAAGGTGTTAAATCAAGTAAAAGATAACATCGACAAATCAATTTCAAGTATTTTGATCCTTAATACTTTTGCCCATACTATGGGGGCTGCTGGTGTAGGTGCTCAAGCTATTAGAGTGTTTGGTGAAGAAAAAGAAACCTTAATTGCATTTTTGTTAACGTTAGCTATCCTTTATTTCTCAGAAATTATTCCTAAAACGATTGGCGCTAAGTTCTGGCGTAACTTAGCTATTCCATCAGCTTATGTCATCAACTTTCTAGTCAAAGTTGTATATCCGTTAGTGTGGTTTTCATCGCTGTTAACACGCCTATTTGATAAAAATAAAACGGATGTTGTTTCTCGTGATGAAATAAGAGCGTTTGCTGCGCTTGGTCATAAAGATGGATCGCTTTTTTATCAGGAAAACCAACTCGTTGAAAATATATTAACGTTAAGGGATGTTAAAGCAGAAGATATTTTGACGCCTCGAAGTGTTGTACATGCGCTTGATGAAACATTAACAATCTCTGAAGCACTTGCCGCTGAACAAACGGCGAGTTTTACGCGTATTCCAGTATATACCGGTTCTGTCGATAATATTACCGGCGTTATTATCAAAGGAACGCTCTACGAGCTAGAGCGTCAGGGGCGAGGTGAAACTCAACTTATTGATATTAAACAGGCGCTTCATCGTATTTCTGAAAGTTTGCCGGTGTTACCGTTGCTTGATATTTTTATTAAACGTCATGAACATATTTTTTTAGTTGAAGATCATTTTGGGCAAACGGCAGGCGTTGTAACCCTTGAAGATGCGATAGAGACATTTTTGGGGCGTGAAATCATTGACGAAAGCGACCAAGTGGAAGATATGCAAATGTTGGCTAAAGCAAAGTTTCGCCAACGTTTGAAATCTAGCAATAGTAAAATTTCTGAAAACGAAGACGATGAGTAGGTAAGTTTCTGCGTGGTTAAAAGCAAAGAAAATACAGCTGCATCAAGTATAAAAAAACGTTCTAAACTCGCTCGTTTTAGCTTTTTTATGCTCAAGGTTACGCTTTTATTTACCGTAGTATTAGCGTTTTACACGCTATATTTAGATGCGCGGGTTGTTGAAAAATTCGAAGGACAACGTTGGCAA containing:
- the thpR gene encoding RNA 2',3'-cyclic phosphodiesterase encodes the protein MKRMFFALDISNSDKQYLAKWRQQILLNAKPVSQENFHITLSFLGMLSDLQIEQLITFVDAQNLLSKQAPFEICATQLGLFKKPQVLYLAFQNFPKPLSRLAYNLSHQASIMGITQHHPSFLPHITLFRKAKEIPQQQTKSEGVSIMLTISQFSLYHSYSTNEGVRYKPIRTWSFTTNKSLK
- a CDS encoding choice-of-anchor I family protein, translating into MLKQLSIATILLSMLMACNGDDGQDGKNGSTGPTGAQGPKGTDGEDGKDGNSATVNLTPKLVARAVLNAESPEGAAEIVQYHNKSGLIYAINSSSNQATVDVLSLLDADPNILTKDAEGVVTNTNMTIQSQIDLSLNTTGDANSISISNKYDLLAVAIAAPTTGEKGHIAIYDISGAVPVFLKNIEAGFLPDMVTFTPDSSKIVVANEGEPSGDYTVDPQGSISIIAVNNGVVADTAIDLGFESYNTKKVELMSQGMMFPNPSGRVIKGQTITTTVAMDIEPEYVAVSNDSKFAYVSLQENNGIAIVDLSTDKITTVKGLGFKDWSNYLIDASDKDNGINLRQYQNLYGMYQPDSVSSYTWQGAHFIVTANEGDGREYFFDATDETSCLANGGIEYDEDDGCLAYLDESRVEDLTLDPIAFDGINNDDDDLGRLKVSVVKGDIDNDGDYDALYTYGARSFSIWDQNGNLVFDSGDDVVRITSAIHGQAFNNDEDANEGDTRSDAKGAEPEALTIGVVAGKTLAFIGLERMAGIMVYDISNPFNVKFVDYFINRGVTEDAEITGDLAPEGMKFIPATTTQDAMLIVGNEISGSVSVWQLSVN
- the hrpB gene encoding ATP-dependent helicase HrpB, which produces MLPIEAFISKIKTTLSNHQRLVLQAEPGAGKSTAVPLALLKAAIVGNKKIIMLEPRRVAAKSIAHYLSGLLNEGVGQTVGYQVRNERRVSNATRLEIVTEGVLTRRIQQDPEISDIGLIIFDEFHERSLHADLALMLAIEVQEAYNESLKLLVMSATIDTAYIADYLAQAPVIKCPGRTFPVDIYYAGQRSHYISERVIQQLQQLLANDVTGDILVFLPGQGDIKRCIELAEASINQAVLLLPLYGSLPLAAQEKVLNLYKGSATRIIFSTNIAETSLTIEGVTTVIDTGLEKVLTFDVKSGLSRLSTVNISKASADQRAGRAGRVQAGQCIRLWSNTEHAMLQDFQLPDIATAELTGLTLELSAWGITKYEEANWLSRPPKHHFDVACQLNRALGFFDENNRVTTLGKRALNFGVEPRLSSMLLHCQNNTEKAVACLLAALLSERDILTSSYSADITLRFQLLSDHLSGIRSVTNINKGALEQVKKLAHSFANKLSISLNAEKIDISVFEQCAPKLLFNAFPDRLAKARKSDGERFLLANGRGVCVREDDTLRASGWLIVCDCDGKNKNGLIFMALPISKTVMTSITEDKVKVETKYCLDNKKENILSRKIAYYYALVLHEENVGVVEQKQLTQSIGDILKQEGLRFLKWTERCEAWLARAEWLSAHNKEFPTLSEQQLLENIGQWLIPYISHVPSLKALKQLDIYDLLVANLDWQQQQILNEQAPINYLTPSNKTIAIRYDAAQGPTVAVVLQEMFGQLETPMLAGHTVPLRFELLSPARRPIQTTSDLAHFWQTSYFDVVKDMRGKYPKHRWPEKPLDETPGRSVKAKKTTRGC
- the glnD gene encoding [protein-PII] uridylyltransferase; this translates as MNFNTLPDALTLKSVIKEKDEGLNRRFMTDAIQELLTERAAFFDQLLTELWRFYGLSDTTISLNAVGGYGRASLHPGSDIDLAIIIDKKINKQQQEALSEFLTKLWDLGADIGHSVRTLDEAKKQAKHDVTIATNLLDIRNLAGPTHHATTIHDFMHSESIWSHQRFFEEKLAEQKARHVKAKNTALFLEPNLKNNPGGMRDVQSILWVAQKFYGLGYAEVFNGTKLLLTDEKIELKEAFDFVCRVRWALHTMAESSVEQLLFEYQADVAKMLGFGDGENSQQAIERMMRQLFRAMTRIRELNQLILDTLIIEHTPKSLGDKVKQLDSGFRRVGCLIDVEDRNLFIEKKQVIRMFRLISDIDAVTGITPKTLRALRNVRRSLLGELQDYQGCRDEFIELLSKTDGFEQALGLMHRYGILSVYFSHWQLIEGQMQFDMHNAYTVDEHAFKALAYLGAFEKYHEHDSLPVKAYQRLPDKLPLRLATLCHHLSGRQTDEDHELSAMQAKEFATFHQLDERSIQLVFWLVKNQTLMLDVCKQSDLNDPAIFQKVVKSISSQEKLDALLCFTVADLMATNESAWNPWIEYQLSLLYKGLKKVIAKGTGNVFEARTLISDKKAIAKSQLHRDIDITNVEKWWKKLPSEFFTANCVEHIVEITEKIINNWHEQHHVFLCQSNDLGFTTLVVYTPDRDQLFSDIFKVLSKAKLRVKEANMLTTEDDYVIEVFQLLSESDDVVDDEYRLNTVVDRVSEILDTGDTGKAIKAPMYVETFEQEPIIEVLSYPDKDKSLIKINALDDPGYIEQICQVFNEHGFTIHSAKISQLGECNDNVFLISNSDDQPLLNHTKEEIVKLIEDKISL
- a CDS encoding MarR family winged helix-turn-helix transcriptional regulator; protein product: MEKYEELLVAIRRVIRAIDLHSKQLNKSAGLTGPQLLIMQEIARIKGVTASQIAKSINLSAATVTNILDRLESRGFIERIRSTEDKRRVTLFLSDSGRNSLINAPQPLQQHFIQKFCHLEQWEQSLLLSSMQRIATMMDANEIDASPMLELDLMQASAEVNKHS
- a CDS encoding CNNM domain-containing protein, which encodes MTLLLTYLAIAIGVSFLCSILEAVLLSVTPSFVENIQKEKPLGGKVLNQVKDNIDKSISSILILNTFAHTMGAAGVGAQAIRVFGEEKETLIAFLLTLAILYFSEIIPKTIGAKFWRNLAIPSAYVINFLVKVVYPLVWFSSLLTRLFDKNKTDVVSRDEIRAFAALGHKDGSLFYQENQLVENILTLRDVKAEDILTPRSVVHALDETLTISEALAAEQTASFTRIPVYTGSVDNITGVIIKGTLYELERQGRGETQLIDIKQALHRISESLPVLPLLDIFIKRHEHIFLVEDHFGQTAGVVTLEDAIETFLGREIIDESDQVEDMQMLAKAKFRQRLKSSNSKISENEDDE